A genomic window from Terriglobia bacterium includes:
- a CDS encoding class I SAM-dependent methyltransferase encodes MDPDYGRKYRELYTRHWWWRAREEVIVEALRRRLRPASGHRILDVGCGDGLFFDRLSEFGEVEGIEPAGDLVDPRGPHRERIRVAPFDSTFQPGRSYSLILMLDVLEHLDAPEEALRHALELLEPGGLVLITVPAFRLLWTNHDRLNQHRTRYTKASFRRVAGAAGLQILECRYFFFWMFPVKLAVRLKESLFPSAPGIPRLPPRWLNRWLYCFTRAEERVLRGLAIPLGNSLLAVGAKASREDGRRR; translated from the coding sequence TTGGATCCAGACTACGGCAGAAAGTACCGCGAACTGTATACCCGGCACTGGTGGTGGCGCGCCCGCGAAGAGGTGATCGTGGAGGCGCTGCGGCGGCGCCTGCGGCCCGCTTCCGGGCACCGCATCCTGGACGTGGGCTGCGGGGACGGACTGTTCTTCGATCGCCTGAGCGAGTTTGGGGAGGTGGAGGGCATCGAACCCGCCGGCGACCTGGTGGATCCGCGGGGGCCGCATCGCGAGCGCATCCGCGTGGCGCCATTTGATTCCACGTTTCAGCCCGGCCGCAGCTATTCGCTGATTCTCATGCTCGACGTGCTCGAGCACCTTGACGCTCCGGAAGAGGCGCTGCGCCATGCGCTCGAGCTGCTGGAGCCGGGGGGGCTGGTGCTGATCACCGTTCCGGCATTCCGGCTGCTGTGGACCAATCACGACCGGCTCAATCAGCACCGTACGCGCTACACTAAGGCGAGCTTCCGGCGGGTCGCGGGCGCGGCAGGGCTGCAGATTCTGGAGTGCCGTTATTTTTTCTTCTGGATGTTTCCCGTGAAGCTGGCCGTGCGCCTGAAGGAAAGCCTCTTTCCCTCCGCGCCGGGAATTCCGAGGCTGCCCCCGCGGTGGCTGAATCGCTGGCTGTACTGTTTTACGCGCGCCGAAGAGAGAGTTCTGCGCGGGCTGGCCATTCCTTTGGGGAATTCGCTGCTGGCCGTTGGAGCGAAGGCCAGCCGGGAGGACGGCCGCCGCAGGTGA
- a CDS encoding peptidase S10: MNRPIGLRVWLGFALLALVLPAGVLAQEKETKEAKPAETPAAAASAAPKEESSVTEHSIKIAGQTIPYKATAQTILLKDDKGEPTALLYSTAYTRSDVKDLSQRPVVFLYNGGPGSSSIWLHMGSVGPRRVLTTNAEMTPPAPYKLTDNPDCLLDKADLVFIDPIGTGFSHAVGKSQDKDFWGVDQDVKSIAQFITTYVSRNNRWNSPKFLMGESYGTFRSAALAAYMQEHDNLFLNGIVLVSNVLDLGSISFSAGQDMPYIFYLPSYAATAWYHKMLKDRPENLQPFLEEARRFAQGPYLAALLQGSRLSAAEKADTAKKLARFTGLSEEYITQANLRVNLFQFMKELQRSRGLTTGRLDARFSGPSYDQLGEFAEYDPLEPAIGGAFVAVFNSYVREELKFGQDKTYKPAAEGAGRAWDWKHQSGENFGFPGAPNVEGDLVQAMITNPRLKIEVENGIYDLATPFYGTEYTMDHLGLSDKLRSNIHLQYYQAGHMMYLRDEDLAQLKKNVASFIDSATKP, encoded by the coding sequence ATGAATAGGCCCATTGGCCTCAGAGTGTGGCTGGGATTTGCATTGCTGGCGCTGGTTCTGCCCGCCGGCGTGTTGGCGCAGGAGAAAGAGACGAAGGAAGCGAAGCCCGCCGAGACACCGGCCGCCGCCGCTAGCGCCGCCCCCAAAGAAGAATCCTCGGTCACCGAGCACTCCATCAAGATCGCCGGCCAGACCATCCCCTACAAAGCCACGGCACAAACGATCCTCCTGAAGGACGACAAGGGCGAACCCACGGCCCTGCTCTATTCCACCGCTTACACCCGCAGCGACGTCAAGGACCTCAGCCAGCGCCCGGTGGTTTTTCTCTACAACGGCGGGCCGGGCTCCTCCTCCATCTGGCTGCACATGGGCTCGGTGGGGCCGCGCCGCGTGCTCACCACCAACGCGGAAATGACCCCGCCCGCGCCCTACAAGCTCACTGACAACCCCGACTGCCTCCTGGACAAGGCCGACCTGGTGTTCATCGATCCCATCGGCACGGGCTTCAGCCACGCCGTCGGCAAGTCCCAGGACAAGGACTTCTGGGGCGTGGATCAGGACGTCAAGTCCATCGCTCAGTTCATCACCACCTATGTGAGCCGCAACAACCGCTGGAACTCCCCCAAATTCCTGATGGGCGAGAGCTACGGCACGTTCCGCTCCGCAGCCCTGGCGGCCTACATGCAAGAGCACGACAACCTCTTCCTCAACGGCATCGTGCTGGTCTCCAACGTCCTCGACCTGGGCTCCATCTCCTTCTCTGCCGGTCAGGACATGCCCTACATTTTCTACCTCCCCAGCTACGCCGCCACCGCCTGGTATCACAAGATGCTCAAGGACCGCCCGGAGAACCTCCAGCCGTTTCTGGAGGAAGCGCGGCGCTTCGCCCAGGGCCCCTATTTGGCCGCCCTGCTGCAGGGCTCCCGCCTCAGCGCCGCCGAAAAAGCGGACACCGCCAAAAAGCTCGCGCGCTTCACGGGCTTGAGCGAGGAATACATCACGCAAGCCAATCTCCGCGTCAACCTCTTCCAGTTCATGAAGGAGTTGCAGCGCAGCCGCGGCCTCACCACCGGACGCCTGGATGCCCGCTTCTCCGGGCCCAGCTACGACCAGCTCGGGGAGTTTGCCGAATATGACCCGCTGGAGCCCGCCATCGGCGGGGCGTTCGTTGCCGTCTTCAACTCCTACGTCCGCGAGGAGCTGAAATTCGGCCAGGACAAGACCTACAAGCCCGCCGCTGAGGGCGCCGGGCGCGCCTGGGACTGGAAACACCAGAGCGGCGAGAACTTCGGCTTCCCCGGCGCTCCCAACGTCGAAGGCGACCTTGTTCAGGCCATGATCACCAATCCCCGCCTCAAGATCGAGGTGGAAAACGGCATCTACGACCTGGCCACGCCCTTCTACGGCACTGAATACACCATGGACCACCTGGGCCTTTCGGACAAACTGCGCAGCAATATCCATCTGCAGTACTACCAGGCGGGCCACATGATGTACCTTCGCGACGAGGACCTGGCTCAGCTGAAGAAGAACGTGGCCAGCTTCATCGATAGCGCCACGAAACCCTGA
- a CDS encoding class I SAM-dependent methyltransferase: protein MAQDAQAQTILTEHRRVWQEKAVLRRIYNEEFFARLIAARKPGGISLEIGGGPGYLRELLPDILSTDIVRVPWLDAVADAQNLPFRSGSASNILGLDVLHHLAEPMKFLEEAQRILVPGGRLLLVEPWITPFSYLVYRYLHQEGCDLAARPWEKTPGAGAQEKKAFDGNPAIPYLLFGTRHLRQTLAALPAFQLLRRERFCLFAYLLSLGFQRWNLLPESLYPLVARCERATLPLWRSLAALRILLVLEKSA from the coding sequence ATGGCCCAAGACGCCCAAGCGCAGACGATCCTCACGGAGCATCGCCGCGTCTGGCAGGAGAAGGCGGTCCTGCGCCGCATTTATAACGAGGAATTCTTCGCCCGTCTGATCGCCGCGCGCAAGCCGGGCGGCATTTCGCTGGAGATCGGGGGAGGCCCCGGCTATCTCCGCGAGTTGCTTCCGGACATCCTCTCCACCGATATCGTGCGGGTGCCCTGGCTGGACGCGGTGGCCGACGCCCAGAATCTGCCTTTCCGGAGCGGCAGCGCCAGCAATATTCTGGGCCTGGATGTTCTGCATCACCTGGCCGAGCCGATGAAGTTTCTGGAGGAAGCGCAGCGGATTCTCGTTCCCGGGGGGCGTTTGCTTCTGGTGGAGCCCTGGATCACCCCGTTTTCTTATCTCGTGTATCGCTATTTGCATCAGGAGGGGTGCGATCTTGCGGCGCGCCCGTGGGAGAAAACTCCCGGCGCCGGCGCGCAAGAGAAGAAAGCGTTTGACGGCAACCCCGCCATACCTTATCTGCTGTTCGGAACGCGGCATCTGCGGCAAACGCTGGCCGCGCTGCCGGCCTTCCAGCTCCTGCGGAGGGAGCGTTTTTGCCTGTTTGCGTATTTGCTCAGTCTGGGCTTCCAGCGCTGGAACCTGTTGCCGGAATCGCTGTATCCGCTGGTTGCGAGATGCGAACGCGCGACGCTGCCGCTGTGGCGTTCGCTGGCGGCCCTGCGTATTCTGCTGGTTCTGGAAAAGTCCGCCTAG
- a CDS encoding glycosyltransferase, with product MSKASTREYFERLAPRWEQWQKKNYFYHRAMRHLVGGMVPPGAQVLELGSETGEMLVSLRPGCGIGLNVAPAFTDRAREKYPQLEFYTVEVDSAKLPREFQPQYVVMTNMLDYVYDVWDMLEDLKALVSEQTLLVITTNNPLWAPLLRLASKLRLRIPDSPRNFITNKDICSVLNLQGYDIVEEGLTLPVPKRIPLLGALLNAVLPELPVLRFTSSIQYIAARPRLARPALSCSVVVPCHNEAENIAECVRRVPNMGAWTEIVVVDDGSTDDTAEKVKELMAEDSRVRLIILEKNQGKAGAVRAGFEAARGDVLMILDADMAVTPEELPKFLTPLQQGTADFVNGTRLIYPMQGRAMKMLNYLGNKAFCYLASWAIRQRVSDTLCGTKAFLKRDYLRMPLGGNERWGDFDLLFGAARLRLRILEIPVHYTERRAGASKMRAFIEVWRFLWACLCGWHMLRFPEKTPWAHSQAPIPQSQEFRPDAQSAGTR from the coding sequence TTGAGCAAAGCAAGCACCCGAGAATATTTTGAGCGTCTAGCGCCGCGGTGGGAGCAGTGGCAGAAGAAGAACTATTTTTACCACCGCGCCATGCGCCACCTGGTCGGGGGGATGGTGCCGCCGGGGGCGCAGGTGCTGGAACTGGGGAGCGAGACGGGCGAAATGCTGGTTTCCCTGCGGCCCGGCTGCGGCATCGGCCTGAATGTGGCGCCAGCCTTTACCGATCGGGCCCGCGAGAAGTATCCGCAATTGGAGTTTTACACCGTGGAAGTGGACTCCGCAAAATTGCCACGGGAGTTCCAGCCGCAATACGTGGTGATGACCAACATGCTGGACTATGTCTACGATGTCTGGGACATGTTGGAAGACTTGAAGGCGCTGGTCAGCGAACAGACGCTGCTGGTGATCACCACCAACAACCCGCTGTGGGCACCGCTGTTGCGTCTGGCGAGCAAACTGCGCCTGCGCATTCCCGATTCGCCGCGCAATTTCATCACCAACAAGGATATCTGCAGCGTGCTGAATCTGCAGGGTTACGACATTGTGGAGGAAGGGCTGACGCTGCCGGTTCCCAAGCGCATCCCTCTTCTGGGGGCGCTGCTGAACGCCGTGCTGCCGGAATTGCCGGTGCTGCGCTTCACCTCGTCGATCCAGTACATCGCCGCCCGGCCGCGGCTGGCGCGGCCCGCGCTGTCCTGTTCGGTGGTCGTACCCTGCCACAACGAGGCGGAGAATATCGCGGAATGTGTGCGGCGGGTCCCCAACATGGGGGCGTGGACGGAGATCGTGGTGGTCGACGACGGTTCCACGGATGACACCGCCGAAAAAGTGAAGGAGCTGATGGCCGAAGATTCCCGCGTGCGCCTGATTATTCTGGAAAAAAATCAGGGCAAAGCCGGCGCGGTGCGCGCCGGCTTCGAAGCGGCGCGCGGCGATGTGCTGATGATCCTGGACGCGGACATGGCGGTGACCCCGGAGGAATTGCCCAAGTTCCTGACGCCGTTGCAGCAAGGCACGGCGGATTTCGTCAATGGCACGCGGCTCATCTATCCCATGCAGGGCCGGGCCATGAAGATGCTCAATTACCTGGGGAACAAGGCCTTCTGTTATCTGGCGAGCTGGGCCATCCGGCAGCGGGTCAGCGACACCTTGTGCGGGACCAAGGCCTTTCTCAAGCGCGACTACCTGCGCATGCCGCTGGGGGGCAATGAACGCTGGGGCGACTTTGACCTGCTCTTCGGCGCCGCCCGCTTGCGCCTGCGCATCCTGGAAATTCCCGTGCACTATACGGAGCGGCGCGCCGGGGCTTCCAAAATGCGTGCGTTCATCGAAGTGTGGCGATTTCTGTGGGCGTGCCTCTGCGGCTGGCACATGCTGCGTTTTCCGGAGAAGACTCCCTGGGCGCACAGCCAGGCGCCCATCCCGCAGAGCCAGGAATTCCGGCCGGACGCGCAGAGCGCCGGCACGCGCTAA
- a CDS encoding glycosyltransferase family 2 protein codes for MPEGGVSANNPGTENSIEVSVVIPCLNEVNSVAICVRKALQAFRDAGLRGEVVVADNGSSDGSVEAVRACGGRVVEVPERGYGSALRAGIRAARGAFIVMGDADDSYDFSEAPRFVEAWRKGYDVVMGNRFRGAIKPGAMPWHHKYFGNPVLTALLNLFFHAGIGDSHCGMRGFSRAIFERMDLRCTGMEFASEFVIKAAQLGARITEIPITLWPDKRGRPPHLRSFRDGWRHLRFMLLYAPNWLFLLPGGMLMVFGLFLTFWLLPGPRRIRPSVVLDIHTMIFGVIFTLLGAQIISVGFFAKVFSYAERFDRRQISLKRVLRRVTLEHGLLFGGLLFLAGLAGSGYVVWQWAASGFGPLQQVRQVLFWSMWLFLGVQIVFSSFFLSMLGISRGTYIGDYERSGER; via the coding sequence CTGCCGGAGGGTGGCGTGTCGGCAAACAATCCCGGTACGGAGAACAGCATCGAAGTTTCCGTGGTCATCCCCTGTCTAAACGAAGTCAACTCAGTGGCCATCTGCGTGCGGAAGGCGCTGCAAGCCTTCCGGGATGCCGGGCTGCGCGGCGAAGTTGTGGTTGCCGATAACGGCTCGAGCGACGGCTCGGTGGAAGCCGTGCGGGCCTGCGGCGGGCGGGTGGTGGAGGTGCCGGAGCGCGGATACGGGTCGGCGTTGCGCGCCGGGATCCGCGCGGCGCGCGGCGCGTTCATCGTCATGGGCGACGCCGACGACAGTTACGATTTTTCGGAGGCGCCGCGCTTTGTGGAGGCCTGGCGCAAGGGCTACGACGTGGTTATGGGCAACCGCTTCCGCGGGGCAATCAAGCCCGGGGCCATGCCCTGGCATCACAAGTACTTCGGGAATCCGGTTCTTACCGCGCTGCTCAATCTGTTTTTTCACGCCGGAATCGGAGACAGCCACTGCGGGATGCGGGGATTTTCCCGGGCCATCTTCGAGCGCATGGATCTGCGCTGCACGGGGATGGAGTTTGCCTCGGAGTTCGTGATCAAGGCCGCGCAACTCGGCGCGCGGATCACCGAAATTCCCATCACACTCTGGCCGGACAAGCGCGGGCGCCCGCCGCATCTGCGCAGCTTCCGCGACGGCTGGCGGCATCTGCGCTTCATGCTGCTGTACGCGCCCAACTGGCTGTTCCTTCTGCCCGGAGGAATGCTCATGGTTTTTGGGCTGTTTCTGACGTTCTGGCTGCTTCCGGGGCCGCGCAGAATCCGGCCCAGTGTCGTCCTGGACATCCACACCATGATTTTCGGGGTGATCTTCACGCTGCTCGGCGCGCAGATCATTTCCGTGGGTTTCTTTGCCAAGGTGTTCAGTTACGCGGAGCGCTTCGACCGCCGGCAGATTTCGCTGAAGCGCGTGCTGCGGCGGGTGACGCTGGAGCACGGGTTGCTTTTCGGGGGCCTGCTGTTTTTGGCGGGCCTGGCGGGCAGCGGCTACGTGGTATGGCAATGGGCGGCCAGCGGCTTCGGGCCGCTGCAGCAGGTGCGGCAGGTGCTGTTCTGGTCGATGTGGCTGTTTCTGGGAGTGCAGATCGTCTTTTCGTCGTTTTTTCTGAGCATGCTGGGGATCAGCCGCGGCACGTATATCGGGGATTACGAGCGCTCGGGGGAGCGCTGA
- a CDS encoding sensor histidine kinase, protein MSPPTSHRRHFERQLTYARPIIALLALLALLERPLDHTRTRAIGFLAGYLLFGVAVVLLARLLERRNLYVPLAADLAALLVFAWLSPSQTAVWFPYLFVGFAVGGRWGMRAAVWLLGGFSLALVLRTAVHGELQWVRVISWVGLVGATFGAGTGLAFLGESNRRYAAENDFFARISSALRVEQGLAESLRLLLDELARAFHCEEAVLAYRDQDLERIFLWRLKPGTTERIFPESMPLSRADGFLLDDLDAAVCWNSLEGRGDGFGWNRRDARPLDPLPRIPGPAQQELQLRSMMSVAFEQYGEPAGRLFLLNGRRTFTGEDLRWFERIAGHFAAPLENLFLLRHMRARAIEGERSRISRDLHDGILQTLLSIEIQIDVLRRKLPVAPEQAATSLATLQQTVRNESAELRRLVTDLRPSRVQSADLVDLMRGFAERFRNESGLALDLLVDSTSIQAPDRVCRELFQIYREALNNIKKHAKASHVVVKLTQDDSRIVLVVDDNGEGFSFAGRFSGDELDRLRLGPISIKERTRTVGGVLTVESSPGHGARLSLEIPLG, encoded by the coding sequence ATGAGCCCCCCAACATCGCATCGCCGCCACTTTGAGCGGCAACTGACGTACGCGCGGCCGATCATCGCGCTGCTGGCGCTGCTGGCGCTGCTGGAGCGGCCGCTGGATCATACGCGCACGCGGGCCATCGGCTTTCTTGCCGGCTATCTGCTGTTCGGAGTGGCGGTAGTGCTGCTGGCGCGGCTGCTGGAGCGGCGCAATCTGTATGTGCCGCTGGCGGCGGATCTCGCCGCGCTGCTGGTCTTTGCCTGGCTGAGTCCCTCGCAGACCGCGGTGTGGTTCCCGTATCTGTTCGTGGGCTTTGCGGTGGGCGGGCGGTGGGGAATGCGCGCGGCGGTGTGGCTGCTGGGCGGGTTCTCGCTGGCGCTGGTGCTGCGCACGGCGGTGCATGGCGAGCTGCAGTGGGTGCGCGTGATTTCCTGGGTGGGGCTGGTGGGGGCGACGTTTGGCGCGGGCACGGGGCTGGCCTTTCTGGGCGAGAGCAACCGGCGCTACGCGGCGGAAAACGATTTTTTCGCGCGCATCTCTTCGGCGTTGCGCGTGGAGCAGGGCCTGGCGGAATCGCTGCGGCTGCTCCTGGACGAACTGGCCCGCGCCTTCCACTGCGAGGAGGCGGTGCTGGCCTATCGCGATCAGGATCTCGAGCGCATTTTTCTGTGGCGGCTGAAGCCCGGGACGACCGAGCGCATCTTTCCGGAGAGCATGCCGCTGTCGCGGGCCGACGGCTTTTTGCTGGACGATCTGGATGCGGCGGTCTGCTGGAACAGCCTGGAAGGGCGCGGAGACGGCTTCGGCTGGAACCGCCGCGACGCCCGCCCGCTCGATCCGTTGCCGCGCATCCCGGGCCCCGCGCAACAGGAATTGCAGCTGCGCTCGATGATGAGCGTGGCCTTCGAGCAGTACGGGGAGCCCGCCGGGCGGCTGTTCCTGCTCAATGGGCGGCGGACCTTCACCGGCGAGGATCTGCGCTGGTTCGAGCGCATCGCCGGGCATTTCGCCGCGCCGCTGGAAAATCTCTTCCTGCTGCGGCACATGCGCGCGCGGGCCATCGAGGGGGAGCGCAGCCGCATCTCGCGGGACCTGCATGACGGGATCCTGCAGACGCTGCTGAGCATCGAGATCCAGATCGACGTGCTGCGGCGCAAACTGCCGGTGGCCCCCGAACAGGCGGCCACGAGCCTGGCCACGCTGCAGCAGACGGTGCGCAACGAGTCCGCGGAGCTGCGCCGGCTGGTGACCGACCTGCGCCCGTCGCGGGTGCAGAGCGCGGATTTGGTGGACCTGATGCGGGGGTTTGCCGAGCGTTTTCGCAATGAATCGGGGCTGGCGCTGGACCTGCTGGTGGATTCCACGTCCATCCAAGCGCCCGACCGGGTCTGCCGGGAGCTTTTCCAGATTTACCGAGAAGCACTCAACAACATAAAAAAGCATGCGAAGGCTTCCCATGTCGTGGTAAAACTTACGCAGGATGACAGCCGCATCGTCCTGGTCGTGGACGATAATGGCGAAGGCTTCAGCTTCGCCGGGCGCTTCTCCGGGGATGAGCTGGACCGCCTGCGGCTGGGGCCGATTTCCATCAAGGAGCGCACGCGTACCGTTGGTGGTGTGTTAACGGTGGAGTCCAGTCCGGGCCACGGAGCGCGTTTGAGTCTAGAGATTCCACTCGGTTGA
- a CDS encoding PilT/PilU family type 4a pilus ATPase — protein MSTPPQPPPQAPAIPLPQLVGAMLKARDHVSDLIFSPGRAPQVESSGELVELKFKGLECLTPQMTEQIARDLIGGVEHPARKLEQEGSADLSYAVSGLARFRVNIFRQRGTCAIVMRVIPNNIPTFEELNLPPQIAEVAELRNGIALVTGPTGSGKSSTLAAIMDVMNTTRAIHILTIEDPIEFLHRHKKGTVHQRELHSDTPTFALALRAALRQAPKVILVGEMRDRETIEIALEAAETGHLVLSTLHTTDAAKTVERIIGSFPLSEQQGIRARFSKSFRYIISQRLLPRKETRGRIAALEILKSTMRTREYVEKGENEGKSLLDAMRDGTNDGMQHFDGELERFVREGLIEYETALLYATNAGNLKLALSDIPEDRKQLKNAKPSAGKLTEVEIER, from the coding sequence ATGAGCACGCCACCACAGCCGCCCCCGCAAGCACCCGCCATCCCTCTGCCCCAGTTGGTGGGGGCTATGCTCAAGGCCCGCGATCACGTCAGCGACCTCATCTTTTCCCCGGGCCGCGCCCCGCAGGTGGAATCCAGCGGCGAGCTCGTGGAGCTCAAATTCAAAGGCCTGGAATGTCTGACCCCGCAGATGACCGAGCAGATCGCCAGGGACCTCATTGGCGGCGTCGAGCATCCCGCCCGCAAACTCGAGCAGGAAGGCTCCGCGGACCTGTCCTACGCGGTCTCGGGACTCGCGCGCTTCCGCGTCAACATTTTCCGCCAGCGCGGCACCTGCGCCATCGTCATGCGCGTCATCCCCAACAATATCCCCACCTTCGAGGAGCTTAACCTGCCCCCGCAGATCGCCGAAGTCGCCGAGCTGCGCAACGGCATCGCCCTGGTCACCGGACCCACAGGCTCCGGCAAGTCCTCCACCCTGGCGGCCATCATGGACGTCATGAACACCACCCGCGCCATCCACATCCTGACCATCGAAGACCCCATCGAATTTCTGCACCGCCACAAAAAAGGCACGGTGCACCAGCGCGAGCTGCACAGCGACACACCCACCTTCGCCTTGGCTCTGCGCGCCGCCCTGCGCCAGGCCCCCAAAGTCATCCTCGTCGGGGAGATGCGCGACCGCGAAACCATCGAGATCGCCCTGGAAGCCGCGGAAACCGGTCACTTGGTCCTCTCCACCCTGCACACCACCGACGCCGCCAAGACCGTCGAACGCATCATCGGCTCCTTTCCCCTCAGCGAACAGCAGGGCATCCGCGCCCGCTTTTCCAAATCCTTCCGCTACATCATTTCCCAGCGTCTGCTGCCCCGCAAAGAAACTAGAGGGCGCATAGCGGCCCTGGAAATTCTCAAGTCCACCATGCGCACCCGCGAATATGTGGAAAAGGGCGAGAACGAAGGCAAATCCCTGCTCGACGCCATGCGCGACGGCACTAACGACGGCATGCAGCACTTCGACGGCGAGCTCGAGCGCTTCGTCCGCGAGGGCCTCATCGAGTACGAGACCGCGCTCCTCTACGCCACCAATGCCGGCAACCTCAAGCTGGCCCTCTCCGACATTCCCGAGGACCGCAAGCAGCTTAAAAACGCCAAGCCCTCCGCAGGCAAACTGACCGAGGTCGAGATCGAGCGCTAA
- a CDS encoding response regulator transcription factor encodes MAKNKQQIRVLLADDHAIFRDGLRKLLDADDDLAIVGEAQNGAECIKLITKLKPDILLLDLRMPDKDGLAVLEEVNFDTLPTRVIVLTAAEDDRDVVRAMRLGARGVVLKQSATDLLVKSIYRVHAGEIWLDNRMTAEVMKAFSKSSESGPRREKPLLSDREKEIVQLVAQGFRNKEIGEKLFISEQTVKNHLHNIFDKLGVSDRLELALYAIHHRLIDHS; translated from the coding sequence ATGGCCAAGAACAAACAACAGATTCGCGTTTTGCTGGCAGACGACCACGCGATATTCCGCGACGGTCTGCGCAAACTGCTGGATGCCGACGACGACCTGGCCATTGTGGGCGAGGCGCAGAACGGCGCGGAATGCATCAAGCTGATCACCAAGCTGAAACCGGATATTCTGCTGCTGGACCTGCGCATGCCGGACAAGGACGGTCTGGCGGTGCTGGAGGAAGTGAATTTCGACACGCTGCCGACGCGGGTGATCGTGCTGACCGCGGCCGAGGATGATCGCGACGTGGTGCGCGCGATGCGGCTGGGTGCGCGCGGCGTGGTGCTGAAGCAGTCGGCTACAGATCTGCTGGTCAAGAGCATCTACCGGGTACACGCCGGAGAGATCTGGCTGGACAACCGCATGACCGCGGAGGTCATGAAGGCGTTCTCCAAGTCGTCGGAATCCGGGCCGCGGCGGGAAAAGCCGCTGCTCAGCGACCGGGAAAAAGAGATCGTGCAGCTGGTGGCGCAAGGATTCCGCAACAAGGAGATCGGGGAAAAGCTGTTCATCAGCGAGCAGACGGTGAAGAACCACCTGCACAACATTTTCGACAAGCTCGGAGTCTCCGACCGGCTCGAGCTGGCCCTCTACGCCATCCACCACCGGCTCATCGACCACTCCTAA
- a CDS encoding DUF4382 domain-containing protein, whose product MHNIRQAKEGTATALFYSTLFAAIFSAAMLMTSCGGASVTTAPQGFGTVSVSISDPPTCSAPSGDFQSVYVTIRSLQAHTSATAGNSSAGWQELAPQLVSQPVQVDLLHLPASGQCLLSQLGSTSLPAGDYQQLRLLLLANQLPSGPPPLANACAALGQVFNCVVDRNGVPHTLDLSSQDITGLKIPPGQVMGGPIHVAAGQSVDINVDFDACRSIVAMGHMGYRLKPVLTAGQVSKNLSGISGQIVDQQTLQPLAGAMVAIEAPDSTATDRIFMQALTDSTGHFSFCPLPVGATFDVVADAVDSNGVAYNATVVLNVPGGTAVGAIPLLAETGTPNGPGTIQGSVTALSGTSGAELDAAASAFQTVTLSGGAMRPVTIPPLPGSTPNFPVNATNLCPAGSPTGAYCGSYMLLVPASNPSVGTFSAGQITYTAPAPGDVLYQAEVRAYQPSSGGTPLCTPSLLLTSKDSSNQPLKVTAGAATTASRLDFTGCS is encoded by the coding sequence ATGCACAACATTCGCCAGGCAAAAGAAGGAACTGCCACTGCTCTCTTTTATTCCACGCTGTTCGCCGCGATTTTCTCGGCGGCCATGCTGATGACCAGTTGCGGCGGCGCCAGCGTCACCACCGCCCCGCAGGGATTCGGCACCGTGAGCGTGAGTATCAGCGACCCGCCGACCTGCTCCGCTCCCAGCGGAGATTTCCAGAGCGTCTATGTGACCATCCGCTCCCTGCAGGCCCACACCAGCGCTACCGCCGGCAACTCTTCCGCGGGCTGGCAGGAATTGGCCCCGCAACTCGTCTCCCAGCCCGTGCAGGTCGACCTGCTGCACCTCCCGGCCAGCGGCCAGTGCTTGCTCTCGCAACTGGGCTCTACTTCCCTGCCCGCGGGCGATTACCAGCAATTGCGCCTGTTGCTCCTCGCCAACCAGCTTCCCAGCGGGCCGCCGCCTCTCGCCAATGCCTGCGCGGCGCTCGGCCAGGTCTTCAACTGCGTTGTGGACCGCAACGGCGTGCCGCACACGCTGGATCTCAGCAGCCAGGACATCACCGGGCTGAAGATTCCTCCCGGCCAGGTTATGGGCGGCCCCATTCATGTCGCCGCGGGGCAGTCCGTGGACATCAACGTGGACTTCGATGCCTGCCGCTCGATCGTCGCCATGGGCCACATGGGCTATCGCCTGAAGCCCGTACTCACGGCCGGCCAGGTGAGCAAGAACCTCTCGGGCATCAGCGGACAGATCGTGGACCAGCAGACGCTGCAGCCCCTTGCCGGAGCCATGGTGGCGATCGAGGCTCCCGACAGCACCGCCACGGACCGCATCTTCATGCAGGCCCTGACCGATTCCACCGGCCACTTCAGCTTCTGCCCGTTGCCCGTGGGGGCCACCTTCGACGTGGTCGCTGACGCCGTGGACAGCAACGGCGTCGCCTACAACGCCACGGTCGTCTTGAATGTCCCCGGGGGAACCGCTGTCGGCGCAATCCCCCTGCTCGCCGAAACCGGCACCCCCAACGGGCCGGGCACCATTCAGGGCTCGGTCACCGCACTCAGCGGAACCTCCGGAGCAGAGCTGGACGCGGCAGCAAGCGCCTTCCAGACAGTCACCCTTTCCGGTGGCGCCATGCGTCCAGTCACCATTCCCCCGCTGCCGGGTTCGACTCCCAATTTCCCGGTGAATGCCACCAATCTCTGCCCCGCCGGCAGCCCCACGGGCGCCTACTGCGGCTCGTACATGCTGCTCGTGCCCGCCAGCAATCCCAGCGTCGGCACTTTTTCCGCCGGGCAGATCACCTACACCGCGCCAGCCCCGGGAGATGTCCTCTACCAGGCCGAAGTGCGCGCTTATCAGCCGTCCTCCGGCGGGACTCCCCTCTGCACGCCCTCCTTGCTGCTGACCAGCAAGGACTCCAGCAACCAGCCTCTGAAGGTCACTGCCGGAGCGGCGACAACCGCGAGCCGCCTCGACTTCACCGGCTGCTCCTGA